A genomic segment from Rubrobacter tropicus encodes:
- a CDS encoding rhodanese-like domain-containing protein translates to MAQGSIDARTLRDMLGRGERVVVVDVRKREEHERGSVPGAVSFDAYGALNDGDERAMEGLELPGRTQVVTVCNRGRSAAAAAEQLRSRGYEAVYLEGGMEAWRSS, encoded by the coding sequence GTGGCGCAAGGGAGCATCGACGCCAGGACGTTGAGGGACATGCTGGGGCGCGGCGAGCGGGTAGTGGTGGTGGACGTGCGCAAGAGGGAGGAGCACGAGCGGGGGTCGGTGCCCGGCGCCGTGAGCTTCGACGCCTACGGCGCCCTGAACGACGGCGACGAGCGGGCCATGGAGGGACTAGAGCTGCCCGGAAGGACGCAGGTTGTAACCGTATGCAACCGTGGCCGTTCCGCCGCCGCGGCCGCCGAGCAGCTGCGAAGTCGGGGCTACGAGGCCGTCTATCTGGAGGGTGGGATGGAAGCCTGGAGGTCTTCCTGA
- a CDS encoding Chromate resistance protein ChrB, whose product MAVWRKLRDLGALYLQDGVAALPEDAVTREQMEWLQLRVREAGGEATLWEARPGTVAEEGELVGTFRAAREEAYRALIAGAERVRRKAEMGGGADLSEPLGKLERAFRVERRRDYFRSPLRAEAQEALRAARRAVREGPKDEGARVAEGGL is encoded by the coding sequence GTGGCCGTGTGGCGCAAGCTCAGGGATCTTGGCGCCCTCTACCTGCAGGACGGGGTGGCCGCGCTGCCGGAGGACGCCGTCACCCGCGAGCAGATGGAGTGGCTTCAGCTCCGGGTCCGGGAGGCCGGCGGCGAGGCGACCCTGTGGGAGGCGCGGCCGGGGACGGTGGCCGAGGAGGGAGAGCTGGTGGGGACCTTCCGGGCCGCTCGCGAAGAGGCGTACAGGGCCCTCATCGCAGGCGCCGAGCGCGTCCGGCGCAAGGCGGAGATGGGTGGCGGCGCGGACCTCTCCGAGCCTTTAGGCAAGCTGGAGCGGGCGTTCAGGGTAGAGCGGAGGCGGGATTACTTCCGTTCGCCGCTCAGGGCGGAGGCCCAGGAAGCCCTCAGGGCCGCCCGCCGGGCGGTGAGGGAAGGGCCGAAGGACGAAGGGGCGCGCGTCGCGGAGGGCGGGCTGTAG
- a CDS encoding chromate resistance protein ChrB domain-containing protein, with protein MLWATRRGCHVDRTACVWLIRRYLDGGAAFVFFGDPGEAPDEAELFDVAGARLGHHEEDCSFETFLKEYGLEDAVLREIGEIVHDADLMDEKYGRPEADGLDIIVRGMQLALPDDEALTRHTDVLYDGLYAYLRRETL; from the coding sequence GTGCTCTGGGCCACCCGCAGGGGATGCCACGTCGACCGGACGGCCTGCGTGTGGTTGATCCGGCGCTACCTGGACGGCGGGGCCGCCTTCGTCTTCTTCGGGGACCCGGGGGAGGCGCCCGACGAGGCGGAGCTCTTCGACGTGGCCGGGGCCCGGCTGGGCCACCACGAGGAGGACTGTTCCTTCGAGACCTTCCTCAAGGAGTACGGGCTCGAAGACGCCGTGCTGCGCGAGATAGGCGAGATCGTCCACGACGCCGACCTGATGGACGAGAAGTACGGCCGCCCAGAGGCCGACGGCCTGGACATCATCGTCCGGGGGATGCAGCTCGCCCTTCCGGACGACGAGGCCCTCACCCGTCATACCGACGTCCTCTACGACGGCCTCTACGCCTATCTGCGCCGGGAGACGCTCTAG
- the chrA gene encoding chromate efflux transporter, which produces MTDEGRTKPVGFWEAFRFWVKLGFINFGGPAGQIAIMHRELVDEKRWVSEGQYLRTLNFCMLLPGPEAQQVATYIGWRLHGTLGGIVAGSFFVIPSIFVLLLLSYLAVAHSDVPAVRGLLYGVQPVVIAIVVEAVMRIGKRALGHAALWAFAVAAFVALYFLSVPFPLVVVAAAVGGVVLQRFVPEAFRGGGHGAAEEESAVDQSGQAARPSVLRNLRLVGTFVVLWVIPVGAIWIWRGGEDVLVREALFFTGAAFVTFGGAYAVLSYISNVAVNDYGWLTADQMVQGLGLAESTPGPLIMVTQYVGFLGAWNKAPEGFDPLIYGTFGALLTTYVTFLPCFMFIFLLAPYIELLAGNQKIRAALTGVTAAVVGVIANLAVFFAGRVLFPDGVTLGGFDVFALAVAVVSFVVLQRFKVPIYVMVPVGALLGMMWTLL; this is translated from the coding sequence TTGACGGACGAGGGGAGGACCAAGCCGGTTGGGTTCTGGGAGGCCTTCCGGTTCTGGGTGAAGCTTGGGTTCATCAACTTCGGGGGGCCTGCGGGCCAGATCGCGATCATGCACCGCGAGCTGGTGGACGAGAAGCGGTGGGTCTCCGAGGGGCAGTACCTGAGGACGCTGAATTTCTGCATGCTCCTGCCCGGTCCTGAGGCGCAGCAGGTGGCGACCTACATCGGGTGGAGGCTGCACGGCACATTAGGTGGGATCGTGGCGGGGTCCTTCTTCGTGATCCCTTCCATCTTTGTCCTGTTGCTGCTCTCCTACCTGGCGGTCGCGCACTCGGACGTGCCGGCGGTCAGGGGTCTGCTATACGGCGTGCAGCCGGTCGTCATAGCCATAGTGGTAGAGGCCGTGATGCGCATAGGGAAGAGGGCGCTGGGGCACGCGGCGCTGTGGGCCTTCGCGGTGGCCGCCTTCGTCGCGCTGTATTTCTTGTCCGTCCCGTTCCCGCTGGTCGTAGTGGCCGCCGCCGTCGGCGGGGTGGTGCTGCAGCGCTTCGTGCCCGAGGCGTTCCGGGGCGGGGGTCACGGAGCGGCTGAGGAGGAGTCCGCGGTAGACCAGTCCGGCCAGGCCGCGCGGCCGTCGGTGTTGCGCAACCTGAGGTTAGTCGGCACGTTCGTCGTGCTGTGGGTCATACCGGTGGGAGCCATCTGGATCTGGCGCGGCGGGGAGGACGTGCTCGTGCGGGAGGCCCTGTTCTTCACGGGGGCCGCTTTCGTCACCTTCGGCGGGGCCTACGCGGTCCTGAGCTACATCTCGAACGTGGCGGTCAACGACTACGGGTGGCTGACGGCCGACCAGATGGTGCAGGGCCTCGGGCTCGCCGAGTCCACGCCGGGGCCCTTGATCATGGTCACCCAGTACGTCGGTTTCCTGGGGGCGTGGAACAAGGCGCCCGAAGGCTTCGACCCCCTGATCTACGGAACATTCGGCGCCCTGCTGACCACTTACGTTACGTTCCTTCCCTGTTTCATGTTCATCTTCCTGCTCGCGCCCTACATCGAGCTTCTGGCGGGCAACCAGAAGATCCGGGCCGCGCTGACGGGGGTTACGGCCGCGGTGGTCGGCGTGATCGCCAACCTGGCTGTCTTCTTCGCCGGACGGGTGCTGTTTCCCGACGGGGTTACCCTCGGCGGCTTCGACGTCTTCGCCCTGGCCGTTGCGGTGGTCTCGTTCGTGGTCTTGCAGAGGTTCAAGGTGCCGATCTACGTAATGGTGCCGGTCGGCGCCCTGCTGGGCATGATGTGGACGCTCTTGTAG